In Pseudoxanthomonas sp. SE1, the genomic stretch GGTATTCAAGCCATTTGCCCAGGAATGTGTTCATGCGCATGCGATGGCTGATCACTTCCGCCGGTGGCGGATACAGACCGATGACATCCTGCCAGCGCCTGCCGACATAACAGTGCGTTGCTTCCGCCTGGTGCGCGTCGCGGTACAGGCGCACGAAAGCCGAAGGATCGGGTTCGCCCGTGAGAGGATCGCAGAGGTCGTAGGTCAGCCGCAGCTCCACCGTGTAGCGGTGCGTCTCGATGACCTCCAGGCGCACGTCCAGCCCGTCGCCGATGCTGGACAGGTAGGTTCCCGGCTGCAGGTGCTCCGGCGCGAACAGCCGCGTGAGCCGCGCATGGTTCTCCGCGTAGAGCGCCATCAACCAGCCGAAGCGGCTCAGCCGGGGGATGCGTGCAGTGCGTGCGAGGGCCTGGGACATGGGTCGATCCTACACGCCGAACCGCGCGCGCGGCAGCATTGACGACCCGTGGCGTGCGGCCTAAGTTAAGGGTTCCCCGGCGTCGCTTTCCAAGCCACGCAAGCTCCCCCCTCAGTACATGTCGCGCTGCAGGCCCAGCGTGGACAGCACCTTGCTCGAGATCTCCTCGATCGACTTGTTGGTCGTGCTGAGCGTCGGCAGGCGCTCCACCTGGAACATCGCCTCGGCCGCGGCCACTTCGCGCTTGCAGGTTTCCATCTTCGCGTAGCTGGAATTCGGCCGGCGCTCCTGGCGGATCTGGTGCAGGCGGTCGGGATCGATGGTCAGCGCGAACAGCTTGCGGCGATACGGACGCAGGCGCGCAGGCAGGCGATCGGTTTCCAGGTCGCCGTCGGTCAATGGATAGTTGGCTGCACGGATACCGTAGTGCAGCGCCAGGTAGACGCAGGTCGGTGTCTTGCCGGCGCGCGATACCGCTACCAGGATCACGTCGGCCTCGTCGTAGTTCACGGCCATGCCATCGTCGTGGGTCAGCGCGAAGTTCATCGCGTTGATGCGGCGATGGTAGGTCTCGAAATCGACCAGGCCGTGCGCCTGGCCCACCCGCGACTGCCGCTGCTGGCCCAGCTCGCGCTCCAGGGGCTCGATGAAGGGCGCGAAGACGTCCAGCATCAACGCGCCGCTCTCCGCGATCAGCGCGCTCAGCGACGGATCCACGCAGGAATTGATGACGATGGGCCGGCTGCCGAGCTTCTCGCCCATGCGGCGGATGCGGTCGGCAGCGTCCCGGGCTTTCTCTTCGTCATCGACGAAGGACAGCCGGTCCGTCTGGAAGCGCATGCCGGCGAACTGGGTCAGCAGGCTGTGGCCGATGGTCTCGGCGGTGATACCGGTGCCATCGGAAACATAGAACACCGGGCGCAACTCAGACATGGCCACCCGTTCCCCGCTTCACCATGGAAATCCCCTTCAGATCAAGCTTGTCTGCAATTGGTATGCACTGCATCATAGCGCCTCTTTCCCCATGGACACGGCCCCCACGCCGGTGGTCATCGGCATGGCGCGGCCTGCTTCGGAGCATTGCGCTTGAACGAGAACATCCTGTGGTTGCACGAGCTGCGCCTGGCCGACCTGGCACGCGTGGGCGGCAAGAATTCGTCGCTGGGCGAAATGATCGGCCACCTGGCCAGCCTGGGGGTCTCGGTTCCCGGGGGCTATGCGACCACGGCGGAAGCCTTCAAGGCCTTCATCGCGCACAACGACCTGTCCAAGCGCATCTTCGACAAGTTGGCCACGCTCGACGTCGAGGACGTCGCGGCGTTGACGGCTGCCGGCAAGGAAATCCGCGGCTGGGTCATCGACGCGCCCTTGCAACCCGATCTGGATGCCGACATCCGCACTGCCTACGCCAAGCTGTGCGGCGAGAACGGCGGCGGCGAGATCGCGGTGGCCGTGCGCTCGTCGGCCACCGCCGAAGACCTTCCCGACGCCTCCTTCGCCGGCCAGCAGGAAACCTTCCTCAACGTCACCGGCGCCGACGATGTCGTGCACAAGGTGAAGGAAGTCTTCGCCAGCCTCTACAATGACCGCGCCATCGCCTACCGCGTACACCACGGTTTCAAGCACGAAGACGTTTTCCTGTCGGCAGGCGTGCAACTGATGGTGCGCTCGGGCGTGGGTGCCTCGGGCGTGCTGTTCACGCTGGACACCGAATCCGGCTTCCGTGACGTCGTCTTCGTCACTTCGAGCTTCGGCCTGGGCGAAATGGTCGTGCAGGGCGCAGTGAATCCGGACGAGTTCTACGTCTACAAGCCCACGCTGAAGCAGGGCAAGCCGGCCATCCTGCGCCGTTCGCTGGGCAGCAAGGCGCTGCGCATGGTGTATTCCGACGTGCCCGGCGAACGCGTCCGCACCGAAGACACCCCGGCGGAACTGCGCAGCACGTTCTCCATCAGCGACACCGACGTGCATGAGTTGTCGAAGCAGGCGCTGGTGATCGAACAGCATTACGGCCGCCCGATGGACATCGAGTGGGCGAAGGACGGCGTGACCGGCAAGCTGTTCATCGTGCAGGCGCGCCCGGAGACGGTGAAGTCGCGCGCCAAGGCCACGCAGATCGAGCGCTATGCGCTGGAGCAGCGCGGCGAGGTGATCGCCGAGGGCCGGGCCATCGGCCAGAAGATCGGCAGCGGCGTCGCCCGCGTGGTGCGTTCGCTGGACGACATGGCCCGCGTGCAAGCTGGCGACGTGCTGGTGGCCGACATGACCGATCCCGATTGGGAGCCGGTGATGAAGCGTGCCAGTGCCATCGTCACCAACCGCGGCGGACGCACCTGTCACGCGGCGATCATCGCGCGCGAGCTGGGCGTACCCGCCGTCGTGGGTACCGGCAATGCGCTGGACCGGATCGAGGATGGCGTCGAAGTCACCGTCAGCTGTGCCGAAGGCGATACCGGTTTCATCTACGCCGGCAGCCTGCCGTTCGAGCGCACGACCACCGACCTTGCTGCGATGCCCGAGGCGCCGCTGAAGATCATGATGAACGTGGCCAACCCGGAGCGCGCGTTCGATTTCGGCCAGTTGCCCAACGCCGGCATCGGCCTGGCGCGCCTGGAGATGATCATCGCCAGCCACATCGGCGTGCATCCGCTGGCGCTGCTGGAGTACGACCGCCAGGACCTCGATGTCCGCAGGAAGATCGACGCCAAGACCGCAGGCTACGCCGATCCGGTCAGCTTCTACGTGGATCGCCTGGCCGAAGGCATCGCCACCATCACCGCGTCGGTCGCACCGCATCCGGTGATCGTGCGCCTGTCGGACTTCAAGTCCAACGAGTACGCCAACCTGATCGGCGGCACGCGTTACGAACCGCACGAAGAGAACCCGATGATCGGCTTCCGCGGCGCCAGCCGCTACGTCGATCCGTCGTTCGAGCCGGCCTTCGCGCTGGAATGCCAGGCGGTGCGCCGCGTGCGCGACGAGATGGGCCTGGACAACCTGTGGGTCATGATTCCGTTCGTGCGCACGCTGGAGGAAGGTCGCAAGGTCATCGACGTGCTGGCCAAGCACGGCCTGCGCCAGGGCGATGGCGCTGCCGATGGAAAGCCGGGCTTGAAGATCATCATGATGTGCGAAGTGCCGTCGAACGCGCTGCTCGCCGAGGAATTCCTCGACATCTTCGACGGATTCTCGATCGGCTCCAACGACCTCACCCAGCTGACGCTGGGCCTGGACCGCGATTCCAGCATCGTCGCCAACCTGTTCGACGAGCGGAACCCCGCCGTGAAGAAGTTGCTGTCGATGGCGATCAAGGCCGCGCGCGCCAAGGGCAAATATGTCGGCATCTGTGGCCAGGGTCCCAGCGACCACCCCGACCTGGCCGAATGGCTGATGGCCGAGGGCATCGAATCGGTATCGCTGAACCCGGATACCGTGGTCGACACCTGGCTGCGGCTGGCGAAGAAGAAGGCGGGCTGATCCGCTGCGATCATCTTCACGCAAACGCGGTTACCATCGTCCTGTAAACCCGGCACGCCCCTGATGGGGCGTGCTGCATTTCAGGAGTCCTGCATGTCCGCGTCCCCCACCACGCCCCCTGCCCTCCCCGACATTCCCACCGAACCCACGGTATTGCTCAACGAGCTGCGCGGCATCGACTGGCTCCAACTGCTGGAAACCTGGGGGCTCAAGCTGCTCGCTGCGGCCGTCATTTTCCTGGTCGGCATGTGGCTGGCCAAGCGACTGAGTACGGGGCTCGAGCGCGTCCTGGTCCGTACCCAGGCCGATACGACCCTGGGCGGATTCCTGCGCCGCGCCAGCTACGCCGCCATGATGGTGCTGGTCATCATCACCGTGCTCACGTCGCTGGGCGTGAATCCCACCTCGATGCTCGCGGTGCTGGGTGCCGCGGGCCTCGCGGTCGGCCTGGCCTTGAAGGACTCTCTGTCGAACATCGCGTCGGGCGTCATGCTGATCGTGCTGCGGCCGTTCCGCGAGGGCGATTTCGTGCAGGCGGCCGGGCTTGAGGGGATCATCGAAGAAGTGCGCATCTTCCAGACCCGCATGCGTACCCTCGACAACCGCCTGATCGTGCTGCCGAACAGCCTCATCACCACCGCGCCGATCATCAACTTCACCGCCAAGCCGCAGCGCCGCATCGACATCCTGGTGGGCGTGGGTTACGACGACGACCTCAAGCAGGCCAAGCAGGTATTGCTGGATATCGCGCACGCCAACGCGATGGTGCTGAAGGATCCGGAGCCCTTCGTCTTCGTGTCGCAGCTGGGCGAAAGCAGTGTCGATCTGACGCTCTACGCGTGGGCGAAGACGAAGGATTTCGGGCAGGCGCGAAGCGACCTGACGGAAGCCGTGCGCACCGAGATCATCGGCAACGGCCTGAACATCCCGTACCCGCAGCGCGACCTGCACGTGTACCACCACAACGCCGACGGTACGCCGCTGACGGACATCATCACCAAGGGCGTGGTGGACGACGGCGACGTACCAAAGCCGGTGTAGCGTGCGCCGTGCGCACGACACGCGATGCCGGCCTCACGCGGTCGCCCTCCACCCGTAGCGTGCGCCATGCGCACGACGCGCGATGCCTGCTTCAAGCGACTGCGTTCAACACGTAACGTGCGCCATTTTCATGACGCGCGATGATGGTTAAGCGGGGTCGTGCGCATGGCGCACGCTACGTCACTCGCCGGCGAGTGACGCCATGTGCTTGCGGTAGTGGCGCAATTCTTCGATGGAGTCGCGTACGTCGCTCAGTGCCGTATGGCTGGCCTGCTTGCGCACGCCCTCGAGCACCTGCGGCGCCCAGCGGCGCGCGAGTTCCTTGAGCGTGCTGACATCGAGGTTGCGGTAGTGGAAGTACTTCTCCAGCCGCGGCATCAGGCGATGCAGGAAGCGACGGTCCTGGCAGATCGAGTTGCCGCACATCGGAGAGGCGCCAGCCGGCACCCACTCGTTGAGGAACGCGACCGTCTGCGCCTCGGCCTGGCCGAGGGTCACCTGGCTCTCCACCACGCGCTTCCACAAGCCCGACCTGCCATGCTGGTTGCGGTTCCAGTCGTCCATCGCCTCCAGCACCGCGACCGGGTGCGCGATCGCGAACTCCGGGCCCTCGGCGAGTACGTTGAGGCGGGAATCGGTGACCACGGTGGCGATCTCCAGGATCGAATCGCGGTCGGTGTCCAGGCCGGTCATCTCCAGGTCGATCCAGATCAGGCGTTCGTTGTGCGTGTTTTGCGATGCCATGCAGCAGTCCGTGACGGAGAGAAGGCCCGGATATCCGCACCGGGGATGCGGGCGTGCCGCATCATGTCATCATAACGCAGACCCCTCCCGCGACCGGCCCATGAATCCGACCACCGACCATGCCGTGCTCACCGCGATGCTGGCGCCGGCCTTCTTCCTGACCGCGACCGCCTCACTGCTGCTGTCAGCCAACAACCGTCTCGCGCGCATCATCGACCGGGCGCGCACGCTGCTGCGCGAGCTGGCCGACGTGGAAGAAGACGCGGGGCGTGAACTGCTGGAGAAGCGGATCGCGCTGCAGCGCCAGCGCAGCCTGATCATCCTGCGCGCGGGCCAGCTGCTTTATGGCGCGATCAGTTGCTTCGTCGGCACCAGTCTGGCGGTGGCGGTGGATACCTTCACCGGGCACAGACTGGGTTCGCTGCCTACCTGGCTCGCCGCATTGGGCGTGGTGGCGATGCTGGCCGCAAGCCTGCTGCTGGCCCGTGAATCGACACTGGCCGTCACCGCGATCAACGAAGAAATGGACCACCGCAAGGTGAAACGGAAGGCGCCGGTCTCGTCGAACTAGACCAGCGGACGTCCGCGCTTGGCGCGAAAGTAATTGGTCAGGCGGCGCCCGGCTTCGTCGCCCAGCACGCCACCGACGACCTCGACACGATGGTTGTGGCGCGGATCCGCGACCAGGTCGAACACGCTGCCACAGGCGCCTGTCTTGGGGTCGGTCGCGCCGTACACGATGCGCGCCACGCGCGCGTGCACCAGCGCCATCGCGCACATCGCGCAGGGCTCGAGCGTGACGTACAGCGTGCAGCCGACCAGGCGATGGTTGCCCAGTGCCCTGCCCGCCTGCCGCATGGCGACGATTTCGGCGTGCGCGCTCGGATCGTGGTCGGCGATGTTGCGATTCCAGCCTTCGCCCAGCACCTGTCCATCGGCACCGATGAGCACGGCGCCGACCGGGATCTCGTCGAATTCGCGCTCGGCGCGGTCGGCCAGCGCGAAGGCGTGGCGCATCCAGTGCTGATCGTCCAGCGTGGGAATTGATGGCTCAGCCATCGCTTGTCCAGACCTTCGCTTCGCCGCCGTGTGTCTTGACCTTCCAGAAGGATCGCGAGAGTTTTTCCTCTGCCCTCGACAATGCGATAACGCTGTCTCCGAGACTTACCCGACTGGTAACTCGAACGATCGCGTCCCTGCCTCCAGGCGACACTTCGACTCCCTTCACGTCGTAATCGACATCCAGGCTGAGGAGACCACGGGAGCGCTCGGACAAGAGCTGCGTCAGCGCCATTGCATCCTTCACGTCTGCGCATGCCTGATGCCGGTCTTGCGTGGATGTCCTCGCAGGCCCCTCCCCGTGCTCCGTCAACGACATGCTGAAATCATCCGCCATCATCTCGCATAGCTGGTCGGCATCCTGCTGCTCATATGCCTTCAGTTGGTCGCCGTAGAATTCCCTGACATGCGCTTCGGTAATCACCGACCCTGTCTGATACACGTACCCCGCGACCAGCGCTGCTGCGCCCAACCCCAGAACAGTCTTGATCATCGTCATTCCTTGTGATGTGACCGATAAGACCGGCTACACCTGCCGGCCTGCGCAGCATCTTACCTGCAAGGAGGGGCGAGATAGTGGCGCCGGCTTAGTGACATGACGCCTGATTCTCAACACACATTGCGCGGGCGAAGCCTGATCCTTGTCCCTGTCTCCTCGACGAGCAATGGAAGGTATCCGCTTGCCCGGGAAGCAATCACTCCCACTCGATCGTCGCCGGCGGCTTGCCGCTGATGTCATAGACCACGCGCGACACGCCACGCAGCTCGTTGATGATGCGGTTGGAGACCGTGCCGAGGAACTCGTACGGCAGGTGCGCCCAATGGGCCGTCATGAAATCGATCGTCTCGACCGCACGCAACGCGATGACCCACTCGTAGGCGCGCGCATCACCGACCACGCCCACCGACTTCACCGGCAGGAACACCGCGAACGCCTGCGAGGTCCTGTCGTACAGGTCAGCCTTGCGCAGTTCGTCGATGAAGATAGCGTCCGCCTTGGCCAGCAGTTCGGCGTACTCGGGCTTCACTTCGCCCAGGATGCGCACGCCCAGCCCCGGGCCCGGGAAAGGATGGCGGTAGACCATCGTGCGCGGCAAGCCGAGTTCGACGCCGAGGCGACGCACTTCGTCCTTGAACAATTCGCGCAGCGGCTCCACCAGGCCCAGCTTCATGTGCTCGGGCAGACCACCGACGTTGTGGTGGCTCTTGATGACGTGCGCCTTGCCCGTCTTGCTGCCGGCGGACTCGATGACGTCGGGGTAGATCGTGCCCTGCGCCAGCCATTTGGCATTCTTCAGCTTGTTCGATTCTTCCTCGAAGATCTCGACGAACAGGTTGCCGATGATCTTGCGCTTGGCTTCCGGGTCGGCGACCCCCTCAAGCGCATTGAAGTAGCGATCCGCCGCGTTGACGCGCACGACCTTCACGCCCATGTGCTCGGCGAACATCGCCATCACCTGGTCGCCTTCCTGCCAGCGCAGCAAGCCTGTATCGACGAACACGCAGGTCAGCTGGTCGCCAATGGCCTTGTGCAGCAGTGCGGCAACCACGGAGGAATCGACGCCGCCGGACAGGCCGAGGATCACTTCATCGGAACCCACCTGCTCGCGCACGCGGGCGATCTGGTCCTCGATGATGTTTGCCGCAGTCCACAGGGTCTGGCAGCCGCAAATCTCGGCGACGAAACGGCGCAGCAGCGTCTGGCCCTGCTTGGTGTGCGTCACCTCCGGGTGGAACTGCACGCCGTACCAGTGCTTCTCTTCCAGCGCCATCGCCGCGACCGGAATGCGGTCGGTGGTGGCGGTGATCGTCCAGCCCGGTGGCGCCTGGGCGACGTGGTCGCCGTGACTCATCCACACGTCGATGCGCGGCTCGCCCTGGTGGTCGCTGAGGCCGCCCAGCAGGGCGTCGTGCGCGACCAGCTGCACTTCGGCATGGCCGAACTCACGCGCGTCCGCGGCTTCCGTCGCACCACCCAGCTGCGCGGCCAGTGTCTGCATGCCGTAGCAGATGCCGAGGATCGGCAGGCCGCTGTCGAACACCTGCTGCGGCGCCGCCGGGGCGCCATGCTGCGTGGTGGATTCCGGACCGCCCGACAGGATGATGCCCTTGGCGCCGAACTTCGCGATCTCCTCCGGGTCGTGGTCCCAGGCCCAGATTTCGCAGTAGACGCCGATCTCGCGGATGCGGCGGGCGATCAGCTGCGTGTACTGCGCGCCGAAGTCGAGGATGAGGATCTTGTCGGTGTGGA encodes the following:
- a CDS encoding DUF1249 domain-containing protein, giving the protein MSQALARTARIPRLSRFGWLMALYAENHARLTRLFAPEHLQPGTYLSSIGDGLDVRLEVIETHRYTVELRLTYDLCDPLTGEPDPSAFVRLYRDAHQAEATHCYVGRRWQDVIGLYPPPAEVISHRMRMNTFLGKWLEYLAEQGHGVATLRPATVTRDVA
- a CDS encoding pyruvate, water dikinase regulatory protein, producing the protein MSELRPVFYVSDGTGITAETIGHSLLTQFAGMRFQTDRLSFVDDEEKARDAADRIRRMGEKLGSRPIVINSCVDPSLSALIAESGALMLDVFAPFIEPLERELGQQRQSRVGQAHGLVDFETYHRRINAMNFALTHDDGMAVNYDEADVILVAVSRAGKTPTCVYLALHYGIRAANYPLTDGDLETDRLPARLRPYRRKLFALTIDPDRLHQIRQERRPNSSYAKMETCKREVAAAEAMFQVERLPTLSTTNKSIEEISSKVLSTLGLQRDMY
- the ppsA gene encoding phosphoenolpyruvate synthase — protein: MNENILWLHELRLADLARVGGKNSSLGEMIGHLASLGVSVPGGYATTAEAFKAFIAHNDLSKRIFDKLATLDVEDVAALTAAGKEIRGWVIDAPLQPDLDADIRTAYAKLCGENGGGEIAVAVRSSATAEDLPDASFAGQQETFLNVTGADDVVHKVKEVFASLYNDRAIAYRVHHGFKHEDVFLSAGVQLMVRSGVGASGVLFTLDTESGFRDVVFVTSSFGLGEMVVQGAVNPDEFYVYKPTLKQGKPAILRRSLGSKALRMVYSDVPGERVRTEDTPAELRSTFSISDTDVHELSKQALVIEQHYGRPMDIEWAKDGVTGKLFIVQARPETVKSRAKATQIERYALEQRGEVIAEGRAIGQKIGSGVARVVRSLDDMARVQAGDVLVADMTDPDWEPVMKRASAIVTNRGGRTCHAAIIARELGVPAVVGTGNALDRIEDGVEVTVSCAEGDTGFIYAGSLPFERTTTDLAAMPEAPLKIMMNVANPERAFDFGQLPNAGIGLARLEMIIASHIGVHPLALLEYDRQDLDVRRKIDAKTAGYADPVSFYVDRLAEGIATITASVAPHPVIVRLSDFKSNEYANLIGGTRYEPHEENPMIGFRGASRYVDPSFEPAFALECQAVRRVRDEMGLDNLWVMIPFVRTLEEGRKVIDVLAKHGLRQGDGAADGKPGLKIIMMCEVPSNALLAEEFLDIFDGFSIGSNDLTQLTLGLDRDSSIVANLFDERNPAVKKLLSMAIKAARAKGKYVGICGQGPSDHPDLAEWLMAEGIESVSLNPDTVVDTWLRLAKKKAG
- a CDS encoding mechanosensitive ion channel domain-containing protein; amino-acid sequence: MSASPTTPPALPDIPTEPTVLLNELRGIDWLQLLETWGLKLLAAAVIFLVGMWLAKRLSTGLERVLVRTQADTTLGGFLRRASYAAMMVLVIITVLTSLGVNPTSMLAVLGAAGLAVGLALKDSLSNIASGVMLIVLRPFREGDFVQAAGLEGIIEEVRIFQTRMRTLDNRLIVLPNSLITTAPIINFTAKPQRRIDILVGVGYDDDLKQAKQVLLDIAHANAMVLKDPEPFVFVSQLGESSVDLTLYAWAKTKDFGQARSDLTEAVRTEIIGNGLNIPYPQRDLHVYHHNADGTPLTDIITKGVVDDGDVPKPV
- the orn gene encoding oligoribonuclease, with the protein product MASQNTHNERLIWIDLEMTGLDTDRDSILEIATVVTDSRLNVLAEGPEFAIAHPVAVLEAMDDWNRNQHGRSGLWKRVVESQVTLGQAEAQTVAFLNEWVPAGASPMCGNSICQDRRFLHRLMPRLEKYFHYRNLDVSTLKELARRWAPQVLEGVRKQASHTALSDVRDSIEELRHYRKHMASLAGE
- a CDS encoding DUF2721 domain-containing protein yields the protein MNPTTDHAVLTAMLAPAFFLTATASLLLSANNRLARIIDRARTLLRELADVEEDAGRELLEKRIALQRQRSLIILRAGQLLYGAISCFVGTSLAVAVDTFTGHRLGSLPTWLAALGVVAMLAASLLLARESTLAVTAINEEMDHRKVKRKAPVSSN
- the tadA gene encoding tRNA adenosine(34) deaminase TadA, which translates into the protein MAEPSIPTLDDQHWMRHAFALADRAEREFDEIPVGAVLIGADGQVLGEGWNRNIADHDPSAHAEIVAMRQAGRALGNHRLVGCTLYVTLEPCAMCAMALVHARVARIVYGATDPKTGACGSVFDLVADPRHNHRVEVVGGVLGDEAGRRLTNYFRAKRGRPLV
- the guaA gene encoding glutamine-hydrolyzing GMP synthase, with translation MTNIHTDKILILDFGAQYTQLIARRIREIGVYCEIWAWDHDPEEIAKFGAKGIILSGGPESTTQHGAPAAPQQVFDSGLPILGICYGMQTLAAQLGGATEAADAREFGHAEVQLVAHDALLGGLSDHQGEPRIDVWMSHGDHVAQAPPGWTITATTDRIPVAAMALEEKHWYGVQFHPEVTHTKQGQTLLRRFVAEICGCQTLWTAANIIEDQIARVREQVGSDEVILGLSGGVDSSVVAALLHKAIGDQLTCVFVDTGLLRWQEGDQVMAMFAEHMGVKVVRVNAADRYFNALEGVADPEAKRKIIGNLFVEIFEEESNKLKNAKWLAQGTIYPDVIESAGSKTGKAHVIKSHHNVGGLPEHMKLGLVEPLRELFKDEVRRLGVELGLPRTMVYRHPFPGPGLGVRILGEVKPEYAELLAKADAIFIDELRKADLYDRTSQAFAVFLPVKSVGVVGDARAYEWVIALRAVETIDFMTAHWAHLPYEFLGTVSNRIINELRGVSRVVYDISGKPPATIEWE